Within the Mesobacillus boroniphilus genome, the region ATAACTTCGATATCCCACAAGACCCTGAAAGCTATGTACACCGTATCGGACGTACTGGCCGTGCAGGTAAAGAGGGTATGGCGATTACGTTTGTCACACAGAGAGAGACTTCTTACCTTCATGTAGTGGAAAAAACGACTAAACGCCGCATGGAAAAAATGACTGCTCCAACCTTGGACCAAGCGCTTGAAGGCCAGCAAAGAGCAGTTGTTGACAAGATTACACAAACAATTGAGTCAAACAACCTTCAATACTACCGCCAGGCTGCAGATGAGCTATTAAAAAATCATGATGCTCAAACAGTCGTTGCTTCCGTATTGAAAATGCTGACTAAAGAGCCTGATACAACTCCTGTTAAGCTTACTGAGGAAAAGCCTCTTCCAAACAGAAGAGACAAAAAGCCTCAAGGAGACCGCAGAAGGTATGATAACAGAGGCGGCGATGGACGCAATAAAAAGCCTTATAAGCCACGCTCTGGCACTAAACGCACAGGCGGCGGCGGCAGCAGAGAAGGCGGCAGCTACAAATCAAGATCATCACGCTAAAATAAACATCAAAACCCCGGTTTTTAACTAAACCGGGGTTTTTTATGTGCTTCTTTCAATTGAATGACCAAATAAATGAATCCCAACTTGAAATTTTATCTATCCAACCAGTTATTTCATAACCACTGATTGGATATAGACAACATCTATAGATAATTCAACCACATTTCAAGGTTATCCGACCACATTTCAGAATAATTCGACCACCTTTTAGGATAATTCGACCAAATTCCAGAATAATCCGACCACATTTCAAGATAATTCGACCAAATTCCGCAATATATCGACCAACCTCATATAAGCATTAATTTTACCAGTCTCCATCCCTCGAACCTGGGCATACTACCAATAAAAACGGGGGTGGCTGTAATGACGATTGTCAGGCTTGGCTATGTGGCAATGAGCGAGGAACTGAAGAATGCCTCGCCTTCACAGACGATGACATTCAAGCAATTCCAGGGAATCAAAGACAGGGACGCGGCCATCAATAAGCTGGAAAGAATCGCGATATCCAATCTTGAAAACTGCCTGCGTCTTTTAAGGCACAGCAAAGCAAACGAGATTCACTTTTTCCGGCTTAGCTCGAGGCTGATTCCCCTTGCCAACCATGAAGAGCTTTCGGACTGGAAGTTTATGCGCGCGTTAAAAGAACCGTTAAAGGGTATAGCGGATTTTTTACAAGAAAATCCGATGCGTGTTGATTTTCACCCGGACCATTTTGTCCTGCTGAATACACTGAAAACCGAGACACTGAACAATTCAATCAAGACCCTTTCGATGCATCATGCATTATTGAAGGGGATGGAGATCGACCCTGAGCATAGATGTGTCCTCCATGTCGGAGGCGTTTATGAAAATCGGGAAAAAGCGCTTGAGCAATTCATCCATAATTGGGGACTCGTTTCAACAAGGCTGCAGAACATGATCATCCTAGAAAATGATGATACATCGTTCACGCTGCACGATACGCTCTACCTTTGTGAGAAGCTTGGAATTCCGCTTGTTTTCGATTATCATCATCACTTGGCCCATCATGAAAACATAAATTGGCAAGAGCAATGGGATCGGATTGTCGGGACATGGGAGCACTCAAAGCTGTCAGTGAAAATGCATATTTCAAGTCCTCGTTCGGAAAAAGAGTTCCGGGCGCACGCTGATTATGTAGATGCTGAAATGTTCATGGATTTTCTTAATGGAATAAAAGGATCTGTCCCCGAAATCCACTGTATGATCGAAGCGAAAAAGAAAGATCTCGCTCTGTTCAAGCTAGCTGAGGATTTAAAGCAAATGCCGGAAATTGAGACCATTGACGGCAGCAGCTTCATATTAAAATAAATAGGGATATTTCTTTTCCTCCCAATTTAGTGCCATACTCATGTGATGTTATTGTATACTTAGGAAGGTGCTATTAATTGGAAAAATGGGAGGTAACCTTATGACGATTTCTGAGCCGCAAAAGCGGATTTCCGAGAAGGCATTGACTGTCTGGAAAATTTCCGCTAGCCTTTATTCCCTGGTGGTTTGGGCATTAGCGGGCGGTCTGATCGCCATTACGATATTATTTGATTTTCCTGACTGGATTATTTTCGCAGCCATTGCTGTGGCTGCTGTATATAGCTATTTATTTATCATATTATTGCCGACCTTGCGCTGGAAACGCTGGCGCTATGAAGTAAGAGAGCAGGAAATTGAGCTTCAATACGGAGTATTCATCATAAAAAGGACGCTCATTCCGATGATCCGTGTCCAGCATGTTGATACACAGCAAGGGCCTTTGCTGCGAAAATACCAATTATCCACTGTGACAGTATCGACAGCTGCGACCATCCATGAAATACCTGCGCTTGATATGGAGGAAGCCGAGAATTTGAGGATATCCATATCAAGACTTGCAAGGGTGGCGGATGAAGATGTCTGATCCTAAAAGATTGCATCCGATTGCTGCTGTCGTCAATGCGCTTCGCCAGCTGAAGGAAATGATTATCCCTTTCCTGATCTTCGTTGTTTTCGGGAGCAGGGGAACGGATTGGGACCTGTTTTACTTCTTTGGCTCGATTGGAGTTGTTCTGCTGGTTTTAGTATACGGGGTGTTGGCTTGGTACAGGTTTACATATCGCATTGAGCAAGGCGAACTGCGAATTGAATACGGACTGATCGTCAGGAAAAAGCGATATATTCCGTTCGACCGGATCCAAAGCCTTGATTTGTCAGAAGGAATTTTACAGAGGCTGTTCGGCCTTGTGAAGGTGAAGGTAGAGACGGCTGGCTCCGGCGGGATGGGCCTCCAGGATGGAGAGGCAGTCCTTACGGCGATTACGAAGCAGGATGCACAAGAAATCCATGACTATCTGGTCTCCATCAAAAAGTCGGGACAAAGCGTGCAAGGGGATGAAGAGACTGAATCATCGGATGACCTTTTATATAAAATATCTGTTTCAGAACTATTGATGCTTGCGACTACATCAGGCGGAGTCGGTGTGGTCATTTCCGCGGTGCTTGCGTTCGTATTCCAATTTGAAGAGTTCATTCCTTATGAACAGATTTTTGATGGAGTCGAGCACTTTGTCCAAAATGGTTTTGTTTTTATCAGTGTTGTGGTTTTTCTTGGATTCCTGCTTGCGTGGATCATCGCACTGTTTGGCACGATGCTGAAATACGCTAATTTTACCGTAAGAAAAGTGGATAATGATCTAGTCATTACACGTGGATTGCTGGAAAAGCGCCAGTTTACGATTCCGCTTAGTAGAATCCAGGCTGTCCGCATCAGCGAGAACCTCATCAGGCAGCCGCTAGGCTATGCTTCGGCATATGTAGAAAGTGCGGGAGGCTCGGCACTTGACCAGGAAAGCTCGAAGGTCCTCATCCTGCCAATCGTGAAAAAAAGAAAAATCCCCGGCCTGCTCAAACCGCATTTGAGTGAGTACCACTTCCGGGTAAATATTTCGCCTGCACCTGGGCGGGCATACAGCAGATATTTATTGAAAGGCTGGCTATTTACGCTGCCAATCATCATAGCGGCAATCTGGCTTTTGAGACCATGGGGCTATGGCGCACTGCTCCTGCTGGTGTTATCGGCTTTATGGTCATACCTGAATTATAAGGATGCAGGCTGGAGCCTCGATCAGGGGATGCTGACCTTCCGATACCGCAATATTGTCAAGAACACAGTATATATGAGGAAAAATAAAGTCCAGTCCTTCAGCGTCAAAGAAAGCTTTTTTCAGCGGAAAAAGAAACTGGCAACCGTCGAGGCAATTGTCAAGTCCGGGCATGGCGGTGCTGGAGGCAAAGTTATTGACCTTGAGAAAGAGCATGTCGACATGATGTACCATTGGTACTCACATGAAACCGCTGAATAAGAAAAGCGCAAGTGCCTTGGTCAGCCCCGACAAGCGACTCGAGGGGCTAGGAGCTGGAGCTGTGCATTTTTCGAAGTGAAATTCACTCCTGTCCCCAAAAAAAAGCGCCCCCTAGGCGCTTTTTTACAATCGTATTATCTTCTATAAGTTGCGGCACCGGTCAGGAAGCCTGCGACCATACCAAAAATATGTGCGGTAATATTGATGTTCGACTGGACGAATGTCATGATCACGGCAATGATGGCGATGGTCATGATCGTCTGAGAGTTTTCACGGGACATCATGGCTTTTCGGAACATAATAATAGATATATAGAAACCGAACAGGCCGAAGATTGCTCCGCTTGAGCCAACATGTGTGTATGTCAGCGGCTCGAGGATCAGTGTAGCGATGTTTGCGGCGATTCCTGTAACAAGATACACTAGGATGAATTTTGTTTTGCCAAGCAGCTGCTCGAGTGCTGGGCCGAACAAGACGAGTGAAAAGCTGTTGAACAGCATATGCGCAAAACCCGCATGCATGAAAATCGGAGTCACTAGCCGCCAGTAGTCGCCATTGACAATGTACAGGTTCACTCCGGCCAGGAGCTCGAATACATATCTGCCAGGGAAAAATGGTAATGCCGTCATTAAGTATAATAAGATATGGATGGTAATAATGATTGAAATAACCGGGTAAAGCCTAATGAAGTCACGCAAGCTTTCAGTTCTAGTAAACATGGAAACCTCCTGGGTCCTCATTATTTTGAGGCTTGGATATTTGTGAATTAGGTAAGAGTCCTAATTTACAGGATAGCCCTAAACGGCGAAAGTTGTACACTATTTTCTATGCGGCATTCATCTTTTTTAGAAGGGAGCTGGAAAAATGATTATCGGAACGGGAATTGATATCGTGGAAATTGGCCGGATCCGCAAGCTGGTGGAATCACAGCCGCGTTTTCCGGAGCGAGTTTTAACGGAAAAAGAAATAGAAGTTTTCAAACAATATAATGAGCGGAGAGGAATTGAATTCCTTGCAGGTCGCTGGGCGGCGAAGGAGGCTTTTTCAAAGGCGAAAGGGACTGGCATCGGAAAAGAATTGTCCTTCATGGATATTGAAGTCGAAACAGATCCGCACGGCCGACCAATCGTCACAAAGCCTTTTATGGAGGGAGTTCACCTCTCTATTTCCCACAGTGAGCAATATGCAATTGCGCAGGTGGTAATCGAAAAAATTTAAATGCTTGTCGGGTCCCGGGGGCATATTCGCCCAGGTTGTCTCATATATTCATAATGCAGTAAGGGAGACAAGGCTAGGGCGGCGAGAACATGGCTGCACGAAGACCACTCAAGCAATTTTGCAGCCGGTGTCTTATTCCTGTCCTTTCTTTCCCTTTACACGTTTAAATGAGACTAAAAGGGGTTGGAAGAATGAAGAAAAGGTTATTGCTGCTTCTCGCCGGGCTCATGGTTATTTTTGCTCTGGCTGCCTGCGGTACAAAATCACAGGAATCTGTGGTTAAAGAGTTGGATGGAACGCTCGAAGATCTGAAGAGTTACAAGGCTAAGGCAAAGATGACATTGCAAATGGGTACAGAGCCGCAAGTGTACGATGTGGAGATTTGGCATAAAGATCCATCATTTTACCGTGTGAACCTAAAGAATGCCCAGAAGGACCAAAGCCAGATGATCCTCAGGAATGATGAAGGAGTTTTTGTTCTGACGCCTGCCCTTAACAAAAGCTTCAAATTCCAGAGTGACTGGCCAAAAAACAGCAGCCAGGCGTACCTTTACGAATCTTTAATCATGGATATTCTCGAGGATAAGCAAGCGAAATTCTCGGCGACCAAGGAGCATTACGTGTTCGAAACAAAAACAAGATACCAGAACAACAAGATGCTGCCAATCCAGGAAATCAAGCTGAACAAGAAGAACCTGGCGCCGGTCAGTGTGAAGGTGATGGATCCTGACCGCAATGCTCTCGTGACGGTTGAATTCTCCGACGTGAAATTCGACGCAAGCTTTGACAAAGATGCGTTTGATATGAAGAAAAACATGACAGGTGCACAGCTTGAGGTGCCGGTAATGGCAGATGTGGAAGACCAGGAATTTACCGTGAAATATCCAGTCGCAGAAATCCCTGGCGTGACATTGATTGATGAAAAGGAAATCACGACAGAGAACGGAAAGCGCGTGGTGCTCACGTATGACGGCGAAAAATCATTCACGCTGATCCAGGAAAAAGCAGACGCAATGCCTGCAATGTCATCTGCGATCAACATGACTGGAAAGCCTGTCGACCTAGGATTCACAATCGGTGCCATGAACGAAACTTCTGTTTCGTGGACCCACCTCGGAGTCGATTATATGCTGGCTTCAACAGACCTATCACCAGAAGAACTGGAAATGGTAGCAAAATCGGTCCTGGCCGATATGGAAAAATAAGATTCTGAAAGCAGGCTCAGCGAAACCTGGGCCTGTTTTTTTATTGAGTTGAAACAAATTAGACTTTAAGGACAGCAGAAGGTTAATGACGGACACAAAACAGTGAAACCACCAAACTCCTGTCCATCATCAAAGTCATGTCGGAAAGGAATCGGAGATACCACTAAATTCCTGTGCGTTTTCACACTCAAATTCACCAATTATGGCCCTTGGTTGTCCTCCTCAATTCCACGCAAATATTATCCATTTGACATTGAGTTCTTTCGGTTTGATAATAAAACAATATAAATAATGTTCGGATTGAAGGAAGTGGAGTTTTCGTTGGAGGAGCAAGGATTTTTTTACCGTGATACATGGGCAGAAGTTGATCTGGATCGAGTAAAAAAGAATGTAAAAGAGATCAAGGGTCATCTGCCTGAGGATGTTGAGTTTATTGCAGTTGTGAAAGCCAATGCCTATGGACACGGGGATTCGCAAGTTGCCGAGGCGGCCTTGGAAGCGGGAGCATCTATGCTTGCGGTTGCGTTCATGGATGAAGCACTCGCGTTAAGGAAAAAGGGGATTACGGCTCCTATTCTCGTGCTCGGTGCAAGCAGACCCGAAGATGTGAACATCGCTGCTGAAGAAGGGATTATTCTGACTGTTTTCCAGAAAGAATGGCTGGCAAAAGCGCAGGATGTATTGAAAAAGGATTCCACCCTTATGCTTCATATAAAAATAGATACCGGAATGGGCCGAATCGGGATTCGGTCAGTAGAGGAATTGAAGGCAGTAGAAAGATTAATTGAAGAAGATGCGAGATTGCAGCTTCACGGAATCTACACCCACTACGCGACAGCAGATGAACTGGATGATGCGTATTTTAACAAGCAGCTCGCCTTATTCAGGGAAATGCTGAGTTCAATGGAAAAGCAGCCGCCGGTCGTCCACAGCAGCAATAGTGCCGCAGCCCTCATGCACGCAGATGCACAGTTCAATGCTGTAAGAGTAGGGATCGCAATGTACGGACTTGCTCCATCAATGGAGATTGCACCTGAGTTACCGGTTGATTTGCAAGAGGCATTCACGCTTCACTCGAGTCTCGTGCATGTGAAGAAGCTGGAAAAAGGGGAAAAGGTCAGCTACGGCGCAACATATGAAGCGCCTGAAGAAATTTGGGTAGGGACGCTTCCGATTGGGTATGCTGATGGATGGATACGCAGATTACAGGGCCAGGAAGTGCTGGTCGATGGCAAAAGATCCCCGATCATAGGACGGATTTGCATGGACCAATGCATGGTAAGGCTTCCGAATGAAGTCTCAGTCGGGACAATTGCTACGTTGATTGGCAGCCAGGGAGAAGAGACAATCTCCATCAATGAGATTGCAAGCAAGCTAGAAACAATCAACTACGAAGTCCCATGTATCATCTCATCAAGAGTTCCAAGGTTGTACAGGCAGGATGGCAAAGTAGTCGATTTAAACAATTCGCTGTTATAGGCTGTTGTCGCTTGGAATGTTGCTTTTCGAACATGTACTTGCGTCCGCATTTTTAAAGGGATGGGGCTCCTTTCGAGGAGACTACTGAACTAGAATTGCATGGGTTACTCGTAAAAGCCAGGTGCCGGTTGTTACTTTCGTTGTGAAAGTAACAAAAATTTACGAAAAGGGCCTTGTTATAAAACACATCCAATAATTAACAAACCTGTTCAATCCCGCTAAAACCATGCATAAAATATTAATTTTTTGGCGGATAATACAGAAGAATTGCTGATTTACCTTTGCATCTGGCATAAATAGTGATAATATTAGTAATGGTAGAGAGATAACGAACTTAATAATGGTATGTAGTGATGATGGTGGAGGTGTATGTTTGTGTCTGAATCCAGCGCAACAACTGAGATTTTGGTAAAGTTACCGCAGCATCTTTTAAGTGAACTAGATGGATTTGTTAAGCAAGAGAACGTAAACCGCAGCGAATTTATTTATCAGGCAACAAAAATGTTTTTGCGTGAGAAGAAAAAGAGACAAATTCGTGAATCCATGAGACGTGGCTATATGGAAATGGCCAAAATTAATCTGACCATTGCATCTGAAGCATTTCAAGCAGAATACGAGGCAGAACACACAGTTGAACGTCTAGTCAGCGGAGGATAATCCTTTGATTGTCAAACGTGGTGACGTCTATTTTGCGGACCTATCCCCAGTTGTTGGTTCGGAGCAAGGCGGAGTTCGCCCTGTCCTGGTCATCCAAAACGACATCGGGAATCGGTTTAGTCCCACAGTCATTATCGCAGCGATCACAGCACAGATCCAAAAAGCCAAGCTTCCCACTCATGTAGAAATTGATGCGAAGCGGTACGGTTTTGAACGAGACTCGGTTATCTTGTTGGAGCAAATACGCACAATTGACAAACAGCGCCTAACAGATAAAATTACCCATCTCGATGACGAAATGATGGAAAAAGTGGATGAAGCCCTTCAGGTAAGTTTAGGTCTTATTGAATTCTGATGAACAGCACGCTCTTTAAAAGAGCGTTTTTTTGTAACCGAACACAAGGCCTGCCAACAGGCCTTATACATAACTATAAAATAAAAAACGGATGTTTTCCTGTGTGAGAGGCAAGCTTAGCGGCTTGTCTCTTTTTTAGTTGGCGGGAAGTTTGTGCTGATTACAGAAGTTAAAGAGGACAGACAGTCAGAAGAAAGGCGTGGGTTTGGCAGGAAAAGCGGAAAAGCTGTCAAGAACAACTCGAAATTAAGACAGGTTTGACCGGAAGAGCGGAAAAACTGTCAAGAAAAGCTCAGAATTAAGACAGGATTGGCGGTGAAAGCGGAAAAGCTGTCAAGAAAAGCTCGGAATTAAGACATGTTTGGCGGTGAAAGCGGAGAAGCTGTCAAGAAAAGCTCGGAATTAAGACAGGTTTGGCCGGGGAAGCGGAGAAGCTGTCAAGAAAAGCTCGGAATTAAGACGGGTTTGGCGGTGAAAGCGGAAAAGCTGTCAAGAAAAGCTCGGAATTAAGACAGGATTGGCGGTGAAAGCGGAAAAGCTGTCAAGAAAAGCTCGGAATTAAGACGGGTTTGGCGGTGAAAGCGGAAAAGCTGTCAAGAAAAGCTAAAGATTAAGACAGGTTTGACAGGAAAAGCGGAGAAGCTGTCAAGAAAAGCTCAGAATTAAGACAGGTTTGACAGGAAAGGGCAGAAAAGCTGTCAAAAGTAAGCTCAAGTTCGGAAAGGTTTAAAGGGAAAACGAGGAAAGTTGTCAGAAGCAGGTCCCGGTTCGGACACTTTTGAAGTGGAAACGGAAATTGTCTGCAACCAGCCTGGTCCTCGAGCTGAACCATTCGACTCCGTCAAGAACCATTTCCCACTCAAGTGTTTTTCCCTCCATAAAATTGAATCCAAGAAAAAAGGAATAATAGACATATAAGTAATGCAATATCCGTTGAATCCTGTCGATAAGTTGATTTTATTTGACGAAAGGAAACTGTTATCATTAAATGGAGATATAAATAATCAGGCTTTTATGAATGTTTTTTTACAGTTTTAAGATTGGTTTACAAATGGCCGGAAAAGGGTAATGTAAAATTTTGTTGTGATAGAATGGGGAGGATGGAATGAATAGAACAATTTCAAATTATATCCAGGCTCATAAGCAGGAGATCCTGGACCAATGGATAGATAGGACAAAGGAAGAAGCAGATGACCGGGTGATCCGCCT harbors:
- a CDS encoding CopG family ribbon-helix-helix protein, whose amino-acid sequence is MSESSATTEILVKLPQHLLSELDGFVKQENVNRSEFIYQATKMFLREKKKRQIRESMRRGYMEMAKINLTIASEAFQAEYEAEHTVERLVSGG
- a CDS encoding PH domain-containing protein, which translates into the protein MTISEPQKRISEKALTVWKISASLYSLVVWALAGGLIAITILFDFPDWIIFAAIAVAAVYSYLFIILLPTLRWKRWRYEVREQEIELQYGVFIIKRTLIPMIRVQHVDTQQGPLLRKYQLSTVTVSTAATIHEIPALDMEEAENLRISISRLARVADEDV
- the acpS gene encoding holo-ACP synthase, with product MIIGTGIDIVEIGRIRKLVESQPRFPERVLTEKEIEVFKQYNERRGIEFLAGRWAAKEAFSKAKGTGIGKELSFMDIEVETDPHGRPIVTKPFMEGVHLSISHSEQYAIAQVVIEKI
- the alr gene encoding alanine racemase, translating into MEEQGFFYRDTWAEVDLDRVKKNVKEIKGHLPEDVEFIAVVKANAYGHGDSQVAEAALEAGASMLAVAFMDEALALRKKGITAPILVLGASRPEDVNIAAEEGIILTVFQKEWLAKAQDVLKKDSTLMLHIKIDTGMGRIGIRSVEELKAVERLIEEDARLQLHGIYTHYATADELDDAYFNKQLALFREMLSSMEKQPPVVHSSNSAAALMHADAQFNAVRVGIAMYGLAPSMEIAPELPVDLQEAFTLHSSLVHVKKLEKGEKVSYGATYEAPEEIWVGTLPIGYADGWIRRLQGQEVLVDGKRSPIIGRICMDQCMVRLPNEVSVGTIATLIGSQGEETISINEIASKLETINYEVPCIISSRVPRLYRQDGKVVDLNNSLL
- a CDS encoding PH domain-containing protein, which gives rise to MSDPKRLHPIAAVVNALRQLKEMIIPFLIFVVFGSRGTDWDLFYFFGSIGVVLLVLVYGVLAWYRFTYRIEQGELRIEYGLIVRKKRYIPFDRIQSLDLSEGILQRLFGLVKVKVETAGSGGMGLQDGEAVLTAITKQDAQEIHDYLVSIKKSGQSVQGDEETESSDDLLYKISVSELLMLATTSGGVGVVISAVLAFVFQFEEFIPYEQIFDGVEHFVQNGFVFISVVVFLGFLLAWIIALFGTMLKYANFTVRKVDNDLVITRGLLEKRQFTIPLSRIQAVRISENLIRQPLGYASAYVESAGGSALDQESSKVLILPIVKKRKIPGLLKPHLSEYHFRVNISPAPGRAYSRYLLKGWLFTLPIIIAAIWLLRPWGYGALLLLVLSALWSYLNYKDAGWSLDQGMLTFRYRNIVKNTVYMRKNKVQSFSVKESFFQRKKKLATVEAIVKSGHGGAGGKVIDLEKEHVDMMYHWYSHETAE
- the uvsE gene encoding UV DNA damage repair endonuclease UvsE, with the protein product MTIVRLGYVAMSEELKNASPSQTMTFKQFQGIKDRDAAINKLERIAISNLENCLRLLRHSKANEIHFFRLSSRLIPLANHEELSDWKFMRALKEPLKGIADFLQENPMRVDFHPDHFVLLNTLKTETLNNSIKTLSMHHALLKGMEIDPEHRCVLHVGGVYENREKALEQFIHNWGLVSTRLQNMIILENDDTSFTLHDTLYLCEKLGIPLVFDYHHHLAHHENINWQEQWDRIVGTWEHSKLSVKMHISSPRSEKEFRAHADYVDAEMFMDFLNGIKGSVPEIHCMIEAKKKDLALFKLAEDLKQMPEIETIDGSSFILK
- a CDS encoding LolA family protein, which translates into the protein MKKRLLLLLAGLMVIFALAACGTKSQESVVKELDGTLEDLKSYKAKAKMTLQMGTEPQVYDVEIWHKDPSFYRVNLKNAQKDQSQMILRNDEGVFVLTPALNKSFKFQSDWPKNSSQAYLYESLIMDILEDKQAKFSATKEHYVFETKTRYQNNKMLPIQEIKLNKKNLAPVSVKVMDPDRNALVTVEFSDVKFDASFDKDAFDMKKNMTGAQLEVPVMADVEDQEFTVKYPVAEIPGVTLIDEKEITTENGKRVVLTYDGEKSFTLIQEKADAMPAMSSAINMTGKPVDLGFTIGAMNETSVSWTHLGVDYMLASTDLSPEELEMVAKSVLADMEK
- the ndoA gene encoding type II toxin-antitoxin system endoribonuclease NdoA; its protein translation is MIVKRGDVYFADLSPVVGSEQGGVRPVLVIQNDIGNRFSPTVIIAAITAQIQKAKLPTHVEIDAKRYGFERDSVILLEQIRTIDKQRLTDKITHLDDEMMEKVDEALQVSLGLIEF
- a CDS encoding rhomboid family intramembrane serine protease yields the protein MFTRTESLRDFIRLYPVISIIITIHILLYLMTALPFFPGRYVFELLAGVNLYIVNGDYWRLVTPIFMHAGFAHMLFNSFSLVLFGPALEQLLGKTKFILVYLVTGIAANIATLILEPLTYTHVGSSGAIFGLFGFYISIIMFRKAMMSRENSQTIMTIAIIAVIMTFVQSNINITAHIFGMVAGFLTGAATYRR